ATATCTCCCTTTTTTTATACAGGAAgattagaattttattaaatagaacaaaaagaaattacatCATTTGAGAGAACGagttttaagaaagaaaaactctCCCATTTAGATGTAGTATTTGTTTTGTAGTAATTCTGTTTGCTTTAAGCTTATGGTCTGTATGTAATCGTGCTATGGGCTATCATTCTTGACTCCACTTCTAATGCAAATTTCCAAATTCATCAATCATGATTAATAAGAAGCTCATGatattcccattaaaaaaaatcactcttCCTTTTTAGTAATAGTGTTGTACTTGAACTTTCATGTCGAAAATATTTCTAACTCATTTAATATAATCAAGAGAAAAACTCTTTTGTGTACAATGAATAGCCTTAAAGTTACAAAATGTTATATTATCACGGCAATCCAACCaatgtgtcaaatttttttcGTTGTGATTTCTTTAATTCTTCTGCAATCCTTTTACAATAAACACAATATAGGATGgaatgaataaaaattaatacttttaagttgctttaaatctattttaaaaaataagtcataGATAGaccatttgaaaagaaaaagtatattatCATACTTTTGATGCTTctatgttaatttatttttcaatttacttttaagtaataaaatgaTTTGTTTGATATCTTATATTTAGATTAATCTTTTAAGTTCATATAAAAATGGCTATATGttgattgttttatttatttctttcataGTCACCTATGAAatatctttctttcatttttaccTATGAAATATGTTTAAGTACAACAACAATTACACTTAAACTAATGTTAggcacaaaaaaattaatttaactcttgcattatattttatatgctaatccaaatttttgtttaattagttaacttattattaattatactaattaaatatttttggaataaaatttgTCTTCACTACCCTTTTACTTTCATCTTGCTCCTAAACTAAAATCTTGGCTCCACCGTTGtcaatttaaatatatgtctaaaaataataataaataaataaataatgtaatttaattatCTAAAGGATAAATGCACTGCCTATACATGGAAATAGATAGCGAAATGAGGAAATATAAAGTAGAATATAAATactatatatagttttttttttttagaatactaagtattttaacacacacaggATGATATTCAAGTTTGTGCTGTGTATCCAAAAGTTAAACCCTTTTAGATATACACCACTATCAGTTTCTATACTGTATATAGTTAAATGAAAGAATCAAGTACAATCATTGATCATGATAAGATTCATAATAGGACATTAATGAGTTAATCAAAGATACATTGATAACAATATTAATTTAGTGTTTTATAGAAAACCTTCTGATTTGGTTCATTCTCAAATTTCAATAGACATAGCATGAGGATTCAACTGAACCCTTGTTACATTTATTACTCATAAGATAAGTACTAGGTAAATATGGTAAAATTTTAACCTCTGATATTTTTTACCCAAATCAAACACGCTACCAAGCTGTACTATGAAATATCTTAAGTACAACAACAATTACACTAAATCTAATGTTAGgcacacaaaatttaatttaactcttgcattatattttatatgttaatcaaaatttttatttaattagtcaaCTGTTTATTAATTATACTAATTAAATCTTTTTGGAATAAACTGTCTTCACtacccttttatttttatcttgcTCCCCTAAACTAAAATCTTGGCTCCATCACTgtcaatttaaatatataataataataataaataaataaaataatgtagtTTAATTATCTAAGAGATAAATAAACTGTCtatacatgaaaataaatagCCAAATGAGGAAATATAAAGCGGAATATATATACTGTATATAGTTGAATGAAAGAATCAAGTGCAATCATTGATCATGATAAGATTCATGATAGGACATTAATGAGCTAATCAAAGATACATTGATAACAATATTAATTTAGTGTTTTATAGAAAACCTTCTGATTTGGTTCATTCTCAAAGTTCAATAGACATAGCATGAGGATTTGAATCAAGTGCTATTGCAACGTGCAATTGTCAATCTCATGCAATGATTGGGGCTATTGCAACATGTAATTGTCAATCTCATGTGGGATGTAAAAGCtgattaggatttttttttttttttaaccttctAACTTTCTAACTTTTTTATGTGATTAATTTTTACATCTCACATGGGAGTGATATATAATTGCATGGGCTATTGAACCAGAACTAAATCCATAACATGATGACTTTAAACTGATCCTTTTGTCAACAAATTCTTTGCTAAACTAGTAGTGTCTTAAGGATTATGCTGAGTTATATTCAATTGATCCCTTGTTACAATTATTACTCATAAGATAAGTACTAGGTAAAGATGGTAGAATTTGAACCTGTGACATTTTTCACCCAAAGCAAACACACTACCAAGCTGTACTACATCTCATTCCCAACCAATACCATTTAAAGGAAAATTGATTTACCCCACAACGTTTATATATAGGTTATATAAGTAAGATGTTAGCATTATTCAGTAATGTAAAGTGAGGTAGAATATTACATAGATTGCGTTGGTTGAGTCTGAGAATGCTTCTGGTATTGTATGTTTATGCTGCATAAGTGAAGGAAATAACTGATGTAACTTCGAGAATCATCAATGGAGAAGGACCACTTGGCCCCAAGCATGAGCCAACGTGCACATTACTTCACTGCTTCCAGTAAAAGACTAGTACCTTATTACTTGGTAGAGATAGCATCGCTGTGTATAACCAAAGTTGGCTAATGACCAAAGCTATACCAACCAATAACAATTGCTTGTTCTGGTTAGTTACAAAGGTATGGAATGTATCATTAAAGTTTTCAATATGGTTTCATTTCCACGTGATCtaattttcattcaaataatttaaggtgaaaaaaaaacttctttcgAATAGTGGATTTTAGCAGGTTGAAATGAATTTCTAATCAATTGAGAGGTCATTTGATTCCATTGATAATGAGGATTTGAAATATTATACATTAATCAATTAAATAGAAATTTAAGAATTCAAAGAAAGATGGATTTTTAAAATCCTTCATAtattcaaacacaaatacagataaaataaatcttatccTCTGTTCACTAGAATGAAAATATTGATTGGTGAAGACTATACAGCAGGTTAGTGAAAATGGGAAAAGTTTTCATCACAAGAATGATACGTGGTCAATTTGGAACATGTTTTATGTTCATATCATGTTCAGCGCTCAAATGCATTGGATAGAAGCTAAACTTGATGAAAATCATGTTGGAGTGATTTTATTTGCCACAACCTTTGATGTAGACTCAATAATATTGTGGAAGAACTAAGAACTCCATTACCTTGTGACTGGTAGTTTGGTAGAAAGATTTGACCTAAACAATTTCCATGCCCAAATTTGAACTCAAAGTAATAACTTGCAAAACTCCTACTCAATCATGCTAAGCCTATAACTTTACTTCCATTTAATTAAGTCCTTtaagtttcaagtttattcaattaaggtatttttgtcaacttcTATTAAATGTTACCGATAAATGAGTCCaaatttgtctttttattttgtcaaattttttatgttaaaaattgAAGATTGATTGAAGCACAGATTGACAAACCAATGCAAGTGTCTTGTTTCTTATTTTACTGCTTAAACTACTTACTATGTAATAAGTGTTTTAGTGTTAGATGTACACAACGGCATGTCGTTTGTACATAAGAGTAGGTTCATTAGTTACATTGTGGTGCCACTTGTCATGATTAGATTGGATAGTAGGTTAGTCATTCTGTTATGTAATTCCCACTCCTCTGCTCCCAATATATAAGGACAGAGCAGATATTTAatcaaatacacaaaatcatttttCTCAAGCTCACGATGTTCACACTCTCTGTATATTTCCTTTTCCTTCATAGCTGAACCTTCGAGCTTGCATTCTGATTtcaacatggtatcagagcaaaaCTAGTTCAGAGAATTGTTCAAGTCTGGTATTCTTTGATTCTTCCTagttcaatttcatttttcaatttcttggtGCTTCTTCCAGAACAATTAGAAAGTTTCTTCATTGTGTTTCTGATTGATTCTTGCACTAAGTTCATCATCTTctaggttttgatttctttagcAAAATTGAAATCTAGATTCTCTTCTTCATATTGGAAATTGATTTCTTTCAATCTTAGGGTTTTCAATTCCCAATTTGCAGTGAGTTCATCAAGATTGTAAATTGAATCTAGATTTGTTCTCTTTCAATCTTAgggtttcaatttccaatttgtTGTTCTCTGTTGTGATTCAATCAAGATTGTAAATTGaatcttgatttgatttggtGGTACATCATATCACTACATTTGCTGCTTATCCTTTGAAGCATTCTCTGGAAAATCAACtctggtttttcttttgttaattcttGTTTGGGACTCTGTATCTTCATCTTTGCACTAAGCATGACTGAAAGTACATCTAGTGCAACTACTCGTACTGCCCAACCTTGGGAAAATTCCTCCAGTCCATATTTCCTATCTAGTGGTGACAATCCTGGTGCTTCATTGGTGGTTCAGCCTCTTACTGAGGAGAATTATAACACTTGGAGTAGGGCTATTCTAATCTCCTTGGATGCCAAGATCAAACTGGAATTTATTGATGGCTCCATTCCTAAACCTCAATCTGTTGATCATCCCTATTACACAGCCTGGTGTAAGTGTAACAGCACTGTCTTAGTTTGGTTGTTTAATTCTGTTTCTAAGGATTTACAACCTAGTATAGTGTATTTCAAGACTGCCAGAGATGTATGGATTGATTTGTAGTATAGATATGGGCAAGGTAATGGGCCTAGGATCTTTGAGTTGAGAAAGGAGATTAGTGCTTTGACTCAAGAGAATTTATCCATCAATGCATAATACACAAAATTTAAGGGACTTTTGGATGAATTCACCAATTTTAGGACATGTACCTGTGGTCATCAAGTGGAGGATTGTACAATGTCTTTTTTGATGGGGTTGAATGAAACTTATGCTGCTGTCAGAGGACAGATTCTTCTTATAGATCCTGTGCCTCCTTTGAGGAAGGTTTTCTCTCTTATACTTCAAGATGAGAAGCAAAGGAAGGTGGGTGCTACCAAGAAGATGCAGCTTGACACTGCAGCTGCTTTAGCTTCAGCTTTGGCAGCAAAGAATGTTAAGTATGCTAAGAAAGGTGGGCCACAATGCACTCACTATGGTGCTATGGGTCATATGGTTGATAAGTGCTACAAGTTGCATGGATACCCTTCTGGCTATAAGTTCAAGTCTGCTAAAGGCCAAATTTCCACTACCTTACCATTTGCCAATAATGTCATTACCTCTGAAGAAGATGCAAGTGAAGGTGTTAGCCTCACTAAAACGGAATATCAGCAGCTACTTGGATTATTGAACTCAAAATGTCATTTTGGTACTCAAGGACCTTCTGAGGGAGCTACAGATACCCATCAGGTTGCAAACATCATCACTCAGCCTTCACTTGATCTTCAAGGGCATGAAATATCAGGTATATGGTCTACTCCTTCCCTTGACTATTCAGTTTTCTCTTCATCCATCAATACTTCTCATATTCAATCCACTAATTGGATTCTTGACAGTGGAGCCACTGATCATATGATACATTCGTTAGCCTTTTTCATCTCCATTACTTTTGTAGTACAAATTTATGTTATGCTTCCTAATGGTGATATGGCTAAGGTCACACATATTGGAATTGTGCAACTATCATCTACCTTAATTCTTCACAATGTGCTTTGTATACCTAGCTTCTCTTTTAATCTAATATCCATTAGTAAACTGACCCAACATCCTTCTTGTTGTTGCATTTTCCTTTCACAATACTATTTTATTCAGGACTTACAGCTCTGGAAGATGATAGGGTTGGGTAGAAATCAAGGTGGATTATACACATTACAAAGCACCTTGCAAGATAGTTTGCCACCATGTGTTTCAACTGCTCTTTCCAAACTTTCATCTTCTTCTCAAATTGTAACAGCTCTTAATTCTTGTAATGTGTCTTCTGTTGATACAACTAGTCTATGGCATCGTAGGTTAGGTCATCCATCTACCAAGAGACTTGAATTGTTACAATCTGTTGTACCAACTATCATTTCTTGCAATAATAACACTCTTGATTGTTCTATCTATCCACTAGCTAAGCAAAGGAGATTACATTTTCCTACTTCCATTTCTCATTCATCTACATGTTGATATCTGGGGTCCTTATTCCACACCATCACTTAATGGTTCTAGGTATTTTCTCACCTTGGTAGATGACTATAGTAGTTGCACTTGGGTTTTTCTGATGAAACACAAGTCTGAGGTTTCCTCTCTAATCCAAGCCTTTTATAATCTCATTCTTACTCAATTTAAACTTCCTATTAAGGTCATTAGATCAGAAAATGGACCtaaattttctttgaattctttttATGCATCTAAAGGGATTATGCACCAACTGCCTTGTGTTgaaactcctcaacaaaattcAGTTGTTGAGAGAAAACACCAACATCTCCTCACTGTAGCTAGAGCATTGAGATTTCAAGCCAACTTACCTATCAAGTTTTGGGGTGATTGTTTTCTAACTGCCACTTATTTGATCAATAGAACACCTAGTCCACTTCTTCAAAATATTACTCCTTATGAGAAACTCTTAGGACATTCTCCTTCTTAtggtcatttaaaaaaatttggttgtttgtgttttgtgtcAACCTTATCTAGAGATAGGAAAAAGTTTGATGCCAGGGCTAAGCCTTGTATATTCCTTGGTTATCCTTTTGGTACTAAGGGTTATAAGGTCTATGATTTGGCTACTAAAACTTGTTTTGCCTCTAGAGATGTTGTTTTCAAGGaaactatttttccttttaaacatTGGTTGTCACATCCTAAGTCAGCTTCTCTGCCTTCCTACCCTTCCATGTTTCCTGCTCAACCTGTTATTCCAAAGTCTAGTCCCTCTTTTCCTATTGCAGAACTCACTCCTTCCTTATCTTCAGATCTGGCTGTTCCACCTAATGAGTTTCCTGACCTTGTTCACCTTATTTCTACCTCTTCTAATTCAGCTTGTGATGTTCCTCCTCTTATTCAACCCGTTAGGCAGCAACCTGTTAGGCAGTCCACTAGAATCAGAAAAACTCCTAGTTATCTTCAAGACTATCATTGCAATTTGGCTTCTGCACTTGTGTCTGCCTCAATTTCACTTCCTCAATCAGATAATTCCACTGCTTCTGGTGATACAGGTATTCTTTACCCTCTTGCTTCAACTCTATCCTATGCCAAACTTTCTTCTTCTCATAAATCCTTTGCCCTAGCTTTAACTATTACTAAGGAACTTGATTCTTATGCTCAAGCTTTGCTTGATCCTAAATGGCTTAAAGCCATGAAAGTTGAGATTGATGCACTTTAAGCTAACGATACTTGGGTTATGTGCAAGCTTCCTCCTGGTAAGGTGCCAATTGGATGTAAATAGGTTTATAAAATCAAGTTGAAAGCTGATGGTTCTGTAGAGAGGTATAAGGCCTGATTAGTGGTCAAAGGTTTTACACAAACTGAGGGTATAGACTTTTATGAGACCTTTTCTCTTATGGTCAAGTTTGTTACTGTTAAAACCCTTTTGGCTCTTGTTGTTGTTCATGGTTGGCATCTCACTCAATTAGATGTCAACAATGCATTCCTACATGGGGACTTGCATGAGAAGGTTAACATGCTTCCTCCACCTAGGTTTGGCAGCAAAGGGGAGGTTTGTAGACTTACAAAGTCtctttatggacttaaacaagcaagCAGGCAATGGTTTGCAAAGTTGTCTTCTACAATTGTGGATTAAGGTTTTGTTCAATCCAAGGTAGACTACTCTGTCTTTACCAGGATTAAGGGAGGTTCTATGATCATCATACTTGTTTCTGTTGATGATATTCTTATTGCCAGCAATGATCTGGATGCTGTGAATGTGTTTAAGCAATTTCTAGATAGCAAGTTCAAGCTCAAAGATTTGGGAACCTTGAAGTATTTCCTAGGTCTTGAGGTAGcaagaacttcaaatggaaTCTCCTTATGTCAGAGAAAATACACTCTTGAGTTACTGTCTGATGCTGGTATGTTAGCTTGTAAGCCTTCAAGCACTCCTATGGACCAATTAGCTAAGTTCAACAATTTAGTTGGTCATGCAGTCCCTTATGCTTCATTGTATAGAAGGTTAATAGGGAGACTTCTCTATTTGACACTAACTAGACTTGACATTTGCTATTCAGTCCATAAATTGAGTCAATTTATGAGCTCACCTAAAGTACCTCATTTTCAAGCTGCTTATAGAATACTCAAGTATTTAAAGAAAACACCAGGTTCAGGGCTATTCCTGTCTGCAAGACCAAAATTGCAGTTGAAGTCCTATTGTGATGCTGACTGGACAGCCTGCCCTAACACCAGAAGGTCAGTCACAgggttttgtgtgtgtttaGGAGATTCATTGATTTCTTAAAAGAGTAAAAAGTAGCAAGTAGTGTCAAGATCATCTGTTGAATCAGAGTAGAAGTCAATGGCAACAGTCACTAGTGAGGTGGTTTGGCTCATTGCATTGATCAAAACATTTGCTTTAAATTACACTCAACCTGCCTTTCTCTATTGTGACAGTAAAGTACCCATTTATATTGTTGTCAATCTTGTGTATCATGAACAGACGAAGCATATTGAgatagtttgtcatttcattcGAGAAAAGATTGAAGATACAGTTATTAAAACTTTTCATGTTCCTACACGACACCAGGTTGCAGATTTCTTTACTAAAGCTTTAGGCCAGAATCAGTTTTTAACACTTGCTTTCCAAGATGAACTTAATTAACATATATGGttcatcttgagggggagtgttagaaatTGAAGATAGATTGAAGCACAGATTGACAAACCAATGCAAGTGTCCTGTTTCTTATTTTACTGCTTAAACTACTTACCATGTAATAAGTGTTTTAGTGTTAGATGTACACAACGGCATGTCGTTTGTACATAAGAGTAGGTTCATTAGTTACATTGTGGTGCCACTTGTCATGATTAGATTGGATAGTAGGTTAATTATTCTATTATGTAATTCCCACTCCTTTGCTCCCAATATATAAGGACAGAGCAGATATTTAATCAAATACACGAAATCATTTTTCTCAAGCTCACAATGTTCACTCTctctatatattttcttttcctccataGCTGAACCTTCGAGCTTGCATTCTGATTtcaacattttaaattaaaaaagaatccaattaattattttaaaaaaattaactaagaAATATCAAAGTTTTTTCCTTGGAGAGCTCTACAAAAcgcaattttaaacaaatgtaAATCTTGGGCATAGAGGAGTACTAGTGGAGCCTTGGTGTTTTTTATGCAAATTGCAATCAGAGTCTACAGAACATCATGTATAAAGCATAGAATGTAAAGAAAATCTTGCATTCTTCTATAAATTTACTGGAGGAGTTTCGAACCAGCAAACAACATATTAGACAAATGGTGCCAAGAGGTAAAGAGCAATGGAAACCATCCACTGATAGTCTGATAACATGTATAAGTCGAATGTGGATGTAGCCATCTTTCATCAAATTGGATTATCGGGTGAGGGGCAATCATTCGTAATTCTATGGGCTCACCTAACAactacatttaaaaatttcttaattaacttgaaatttaaaggaTTCAATCAAACGAAAGTAAGATTAGatactgaaggg
The sequence above is drawn from the Castanea sativa cultivar Marrone di Chiusa Pesio chromosome 5, ASM4071231v1 genome and encodes:
- the LOC142634991 gene encoding uncharacterized protein LOC142634991 → MTESTSSATTRTAQPWENSSSPYFLSSGDNPGASLVVQPLTEENYNTWSRAILISLDAKIKLEFIDGSIPKPQSVDHPYYTAWCKCNSTVLVWLFNSVSKDLQPSIVYFKTARDVWIDL